One stretch of Podospora bellae-mahoneyi strain CBS 112042 chromosome 2, whole genome shotgun sequence DNA includes these proteins:
- the YTM1_1 gene encoding ribosome biogenesis protein ytm1 (EggNog:ENOG503NZE8; COG:D) has protein sequence MATDTPEPSATQLAQALVEFSLRGSFPEENVSSLPLKPDALAEAIKALADARAKLQAEIHAINEDTADDVRAWQTNAQSVQDDMIRSKALANEIIKTSEAPAVSGKDTHDAEAKAEFLVRELNYNAQVQEALKGIRTVNRTLDEVEKARDERRILDALHLLERSWKELDAIPVNKSCRAIKLLDIRAFELKSDVHEVFDHVWNTLINVDVEKHTVSMSSGRDDEPMSLSDAVIGLQAYKEVDRRTAQLWASLNAAVLVPRMDMERETLPGIQIQDNTLEVKGTTDKSVESLFTDLEKVFRFLVERLPGDLVETISPTLLPGVIHRVTSVWLDSAVPSSLNDMARFQQVIALAKSFCATLRKLGFTNLGDLQEWTESAPRVWLSKCREAALDAVRTKLSKGFGEPTRVEKIEKQMVSKSEGQKIAANGAAAVDDDGEGWGDAWGIGDDEPPKEEPKEVEKKAAAKPADDGEEDVADAWGWGDEAAEEEQLIEETRKKTEMEDEDPADAWGWGDDTNNDAPTATATATKSEPEIRELVLKETYSISSMPQPVLDLIAAIVEDGAALTQDRHASSPVAAAAAGLFGVPTLALALFRAISPHYYAPKEGGNMFLYNDATWLSEKLADFSATWKTRHDISTRAQNMLRLDNDVKALQGFANRAYTNELSLKKMMLRDRLGGEQNLLQLDDTESYVASAVSMVRSIALEWEPILAKSVWQQAVGSMVDALASKIVSDVMDLPSIGQEEAYNIAKHIASVEELDDLFLPRNGEVPLTAQFAGSWLRLKYLSEVLQSNLRDVRYLWMEGELSLYFGVEEVLDLIGASFEENARTREVVKEIRGNPRPRGE, from the exons ATGGCTACCGATACTCCAGAGCCTTCGGCGACTCAACTGGCACAAGCACTCGTCGAATTTTCTTTACGCGGCTCTTTTCCAGAAGAAAATGTATCGTCACTGCCTCTCAAGCCCGATGCGCTGGCCGAAGCTATCAAGGCCCTCGCAGATGCCAGAGCTAAGCTCCAA GCAGAAATTCATGCGATCAACGAGGATACCGCCGATGATGTACGAGCATGGCAAACCAATGCGCAATCTGTCCAGGACGACATGATCCGGTCAAAAGCGCTTGCAAACGAAATCATCAAAACTTCTGAAGCACCGGCAGTCTCAGGGAAGGATACCCACGATGCCGAGGCAAAGGCCGAGTTTCTGGTTCGGGAGCTCAACTACAACGCCCAAGTGCAGGAAGCTCTCAAAGGAATTAGAACAGTCAACCGCACACTCGATGAAGTTGAGAAAGCAAGAGATGAGCGGAGGATATTGGATGCGCTACATCTACTCGAACGATCATGGAAGGAACTTGATGCCATACCAGTCAACAAATCCTGTCGGGCAATCAAATTGCTGGATATCAGAGCTTTTGAACTCAAATCTGATGTTCATGAGGTTTTCGACCATGTGTGGAACACGCTTATcaatgttgatgttgagaagcATACGGTCTCTATGAGCAGCGGCCGGGATGATGAACCTATGAGTCTCTCGGATGCGGTGATAGGTCTGCAAGCCTACAAGGAGGTTGACAGGCGTACGGCTCAGCTCTGGGCCAGCCTTAATGCGGCTGTCCTCGTTCCCAGAATGGATATGGAGAGAGAGACCTTGCCGGGCATTCAAATACAAGAT AACACTCTGGAAGTAAAAGGTACGACAGATAAATCTGTCGAGTCTTTATTCACCGATCTCGAAAAGGTTTTTAGGTTTCTTGTTGAAAGATTACCCGGTGACTTGGTCGAGACCATTTCCCCCACCCTTCTTCCAGGGGTAATACACCGAGTAACCAGTGTATGGCTTGATTCGGCCGTCCCATCGTCTTTGAACGACATGGCGAGGTTTCAACAAGTCATCGCTCTCGCCAAAAGCTTCTGTGCGACACTACGGAAACTGGGATTCACAAATCTGGGAGATTTACAAGAGTGGACGGAAAGTGCCCCGAGGGTATGGCTCTCCAAGTGCAGGGAAGCCGCATTGGATGCGGTCCGCACAAAGCTGTCGAAAGGCTTTGGTGAACCGACCCGGGTAGAAAAGATCGAGAAGCAGATGGTGTCAAAGTCAGAAGGTCAAAAAATAGCGGCCAATGGGGCCGCAGctgttgatgacgatggagaAGGATGGGGTGATGCTTGGGGtattggggatgatgagccACCAAAAGAAGAGCCAAAagaggtggagaagaaggcagcTGCCAAACCGGCGgatgacggcgaggaggacgtAGCGGAtgcttggggatggggagatgaggctgccgaggaggagcagctcaTTGAGGAGACACGGAAGAAGACCGAGATGGAAGACGAGGATCCAGCTGATGCTTGGGGCTGGGGTGATGATACTAATAATGACGCGCCTACGGCTACAGCGACAGCTACAAAATCTGAGCCAGAGATCAGGGAACTAGTGTTGAAGGAGACATATAGCATTTCATCGATGCCACAACCTGTCTTGGACCTAATAGCAGCCATTGTGGAAGATGGTGCGGCTCTGACCCAGGACAGGCACGCGAGTAGCCCGGTAGCAGCAGCCGCGGCTGGACTGTTCGGTGTGCCGACTCTTGCGCTGGCGTTATTCAGAGCCATCTCGCCTCACTACTACGCCCCAAAGGAGGGTGGGAATAT GTTCCTCTACAATGACGCAACCTGGCTATCGGAAAAACTAGCGGATTTCTCGGCCACCTGGAAAACCCGCCATGATATCAGCACCCGAGCGCAAAACATGCTGAGACTAGACAACGACGTCAAGGCTCTTCAAGGGTTTGCCAACCGCGCCTACACGAACGAGCTCAGTCTCAAAAAGATGATGCTGCGGGATCGGTTGGGGGGTGAGCAAAACCTTTTGCAGCTGGACGACACGGAATCCTACGTTGCGTCGGCGGTCTCGATGGTTAGGTCGATAGCGCTGGAGTGGGAGCCCATCCTGGCGAAATCTGTGTGGCAGCAGGCGGTTGGGTCGATGGTTGACGCGTTGGCGTCGAAGATTGTTTCTGATGTGATGGATCTGCCGTCTAttgggcaggaggaggcatATAATATCGCGAAGCACATCGCttcggtggaggagctggatgatTTGTTTTTGCCAAGGAACGGGGAGGTGCCGTTGACGGCGCAGTTTGCGGGGAgctggttgaggttgaagtaCTTGAGCGAGGTGCTGCAGAGCAATTTGAGGGATGTGAGGTATTtgtggatggagggggagctgAGCCTGTattttggggtggaggaggtgctggatTTGATTGGGGCTAGTTTTGAGGAGAatgcgaggacgagggaggtggtgaaggagattAGGGGGAATCCGAGGCCTAGGGGGGAGTag
- the rpl36_2 gene encoding ribosomal protein L36 (COG:J; EggNog:ENOG503P53R) gives MAATKETPRSGIATGLNKGHKTTARVAKPRVSRTKGHLSKRTAFVRDLVKEVAGLAPYERRIIELLRNSKDKRARKLAKKKLGTFGRAKAKVEDMNRVIAESRRAGH, from the exons ATGGCCGCTACCAAGGAGACTCCCCGCTCTGGCATTGCCACC GGTCTCAACAAGGGCCAC AAGACCACCGCCCGCGTCGCCAAGCCCCGCGTTAGCCGCACCAAGGGTCACCTTAGCAAGCGCACTGCCTTCGTCCGTGACCTTGTCAAGGAGGTTGCTGG TCTCGCTCCCTATGAGCGCCGCATCATTGAATTGCTCCGCAACTCCAAGGACAAGCGTGCCCGTAAGctcgccaagaagaag CTCGGTACTTTCGGCCGTGCCAAAGCGAAGGTCGAGGACATGAACCGTGTTATCGCTGAGTCTCGCCG